A single region of the Armatimonadia bacterium genome encodes:
- a CDS encoding ankyrin repeat domain-containing protein: MRRTYLCLLLCLLPLIARATPLIEAVESGDRDRVMEVLAEDGADPDEADQDGTTPLQAAAYGNFPRIAIALLDAGADVDLPGEYNDTPLGTAAENGNTETLIVLLDRKATIDKPCGDGGSTPLHMAAGNGEIGALDVLIDHDANLEARDKKGETPLMWAAHGSWKGEDAERLVTASHLIYAGAEIDATSQSGDTALMAAVRGDNLGIVKLLVDHEAAVDFQDNQGTNALMLAAERAKL, from the coding sequence ATGCGCAGAACTTACCTTTGCCTGCTGCTCTGCCTGCTGCCGCTGATTGCCCGGGCAACTCCGCTGATCGAGGCTGTGGAGAGTGGCGACCGTGACCGCGTGATGGAGGTTCTCGCCGAGGACGGCGCCGATCCCGATGAGGCCGACCAGGACGGCACCACGCCCCTGCAGGCTGCGGCGTATGGCAACTTCCCGAGGATCGCGATCGCCCTCCTCGATGCCGGAGCAGACGTGGACCTGCCGGGCGAGTACAACGATACCCCGCTCGGCACGGCGGCGGAGAACGGCAACACGGAGACGCTGATCGTGCTGCTCGACCGCAAGGCCACGATCGACAAGCCCTGCGGTGACGGGGGCTCCACACCGCTGCACATGGCCGCTGGGAACGGTGAGATTGGAGCCCTTGACGTGCTGATTGACCATGACGCCAACCTCGAGGCCAGGGACAAGAAAGGCGAGACGCCGCTGATGTGGGCCGCTCATGGTAGCTGGAAGGGCGAGGACGCCGAGCGGCTGGTCACTGCCTCTCACCTGATCTATGCCGGGGCCGAGATCGATGCCACCTCGCAGTCGGGCGATACGGCGCTCATGGCGGCCGTTCGTGGAGACAACCTGGGGATCGTCAAGCTCCTGGTGGACCACGAGGCAGCGGTGGACTTTCAGGACAATCAGGGCACAAACGCCTTGATGCTCGCCGCCGAGCGAGCGAAACTGG